From the genome of Hymenobacter cellulosilyticus, one region includes:
- a CDS encoding YncE family protein, with product MKRLSLFLLFLASLAASAPARAQGEQSIWYFGGQAGLKFSGTAAPTPLLDGKMSTYEGSSVATNQQGQLLFYTDGEVVYNRKHQIMLNGKGLMGSKSSSQSALIVPDPGSGNVFYIFTTAPQGGKNGMRYSVVDMTREDGFGDVPRANMLLISPVAEKLAAVKHKNGRDIWVVGHRWNSNAFVSYLVTADGVETKPILSNVGSMNAGPGRNAIGSLKFSPDGRKIASAIWRESNKFEVFDFDNMTGKVSNPRQFGTYEEAYGVEFSPDGTKLYGTCNGKGGGQAEIWQFDLTTKSKENAVKVGTSANRKIGALQLGPDGKIYVAREDNPFLGLIQDPNAAGKACGYVDDGLKLGGRRSKLGLPNFVR from the coding sequence ATGAAACGTCTGTCCCTTTTTCTGCTTTTCCTGGCCAGTCTGGCCGCTTCTGCTCCCGCCCGCGCCCAGGGCGAGCAATCCATCTGGTACTTTGGCGGGCAGGCAGGCCTGAAGTTTTCCGGCACGGCCGCCCCTACCCCCTTGCTCGATGGCAAGATGAGTACCTACGAAGGCTCCTCGGTGGCTACCAACCAGCAGGGCCAGCTGCTGTTCTACACCGATGGCGAAGTGGTCTACAACCGCAAGCACCAGATTATGCTCAACGGCAAGGGTCTGATGGGCAGCAAATCTAGCAGCCAGAGCGCCCTAATTGTGCCCGACCCCGGCAGCGGCAACGTGTTCTACATCTTCACCACGGCACCCCAGGGCGGCAAGAACGGCATGCGCTACTCCGTAGTGGACATGACCCGGGAGGATGGCTTTGGCGACGTGCCCCGGGCCAATATGCTGCTCATTTCGCCGGTGGCCGAGAAGCTGGCCGCCGTGAAGCACAAAAACGGCCGCGACATCTGGGTGGTGGGCCACCGCTGGAATTCTAATGCCTTCGTCTCCTACCTGGTTACGGCCGACGGCGTCGAAACCAAGCCCATTCTGAGCAACGTGGGCAGTATGAACGCCGGACCGGGCCGCAACGCTATTGGCAGCCTGAAATTCTCGCCCGATGGTCGCAAAATCGCCTCGGCTATCTGGCGGGAAAGCAACAAATTCGAGGTGTTTGACTTTGACAACATGACCGGCAAAGTCAGCAACCCGCGGCAGTTTGGCACCTACGAGGAAGCCTACGGCGTGGAGTTTTCCCCCGATGGCACCAAGCTCTACGGCACCTGCAACGGCAAGGGCGGTGGGCAAGCCGAAATCTGGCAGTTCGACCTGACGACCAAAAGCAAGGAAAACGCGGTAAAAGTGGGCACCTCGGCCAACCGCAAGATTGGCGCCCTGCAGCTGGGGCCCGACGGCAAAATCTACGTGGCCCGCGAAGACAACCCTTTCCTGGGCCTCATTCAGGACCCCAACGCTGCTGGCAAAGCCTGTGGCTACGTGGACGATGGCCTGAAGCTGGGAGGCCGCCGCAGTAAGCTTGGCCTGCCCAACTTCGTGCGCTAA